One Sinorhizobium arboris LMG 14919 genomic region harbors:
- a CDS encoding LLM class flavin-dependent oxidoreductase: protein MQRNEEMKLGLYLVRAGYHEGAWRDPSAPADGRADIDQYARLAALAEDAAFHFVFLADHQGVIADRTAIARVNSIDGLEPITLLSALSSRTQHIGLVATATTTYYEPYHLARMLASLDHLSQGRAAWNIVTSASDFEAQNFGENELPDHDTRYARAREFVEVVKGLWDSWQDDAFIRDKQSGIYTDTTKLHLLNHQGHHFSVRGPLNIARPPQGYPVLVQAGASDVGIAFAGEVGEVVFTAEPSLQNGQRYYATLKEQARALGREDDQVLVMPGIVPIVGRTKQEASEKLQRLQSYTHIDVLIGAANLWLGSVTDLSSINLDSLVPEALPQTNFIQSRQKLLLDLAARQNFTWRQLIRFVSDSRGHLMVVGTPDEIAETMVDVFDKRAADGFNILPATVPGGLRDFIDLVVPELRRRGKFRSRYFGQTLRENLGLRRPPNRSRGNV, encoded by the coding sequence ATGCAACGCAATGAAGAAATGAAGCTCGGGCTATATCTCGTTCGGGCGGGATATCACGAAGGTGCATGGCGTGATCCGAGCGCGCCAGCTGATGGGCGAGCTGATATCGACCAATATGCCCGTCTGGCAGCACTCGCCGAAGATGCGGCGTTTCACTTCGTATTTCTCGCCGATCACCAAGGCGTTATAGCTGATCGCACAGCCATAGCTCGTGTAAATAGTATCGATGGGTTAGAGCCTATAACTCTCCTGTCGGCTCTTTCATCGAGAACACAGCACATTGGCCTTGTCGCTACAGCGACGACCACCTATTATGAGCCCTATCATCTTGCACGCATGTTAGCATCACTTGATCACTTGTCGCAGGGACGCGCAGCGTGGAACATAGTCACGTCGGCAAGTGACTTCGAAGCCCAAAATTTTGGTGAAAACGAACTTCCCGATCATGACACGCGCTACGCTCGAGCGAGGGAATTCGTAGAAGTTGTCAAGGGTCTCTGGGACTCGTGGCAGGACGACGCTTTCATTCGCGACAAGCAAAGTGGTATCTACACTGATACGACGAAGCTGCATTTACTTAACCATCAAGGGCACCACTTTTCAGTCAGAGGTCCACTGAATATCGCGAGGCCGCCGCAAGGTTACCCCGTGCTGGTTCAGGCTGGCGCATCCGACGTCGGAATCGCGTTCGCTGGAGAAGTAGGCGAGGTCGTGTTCACGGCCGAACCATCGTTACAGAACGGTCAGCGATACTACGCAACTCTCAAAGAGCAAGCGCGCGCACTTGGACGGGAGGACGATCAGGTGCTAGTGATGCCCGGCATTGTCCCAATCGTTGGGAGAACCAAGCAAGAAGCGTCAGAGAAACTCCAAAGATTGCAATCGTATACCCACATCGACGTTCTGATTGGGGCGGCCAATCTCTGGTTGGGGTCTGTCACCGATCTGAGTTCGATTAATCTTGACTCGTTGGTCCCCGAGGCTTTACCGCAGACAAATTTCATCCAGAGCCGTCAGAAATTGCTTCTTGACTTGGCTGCGCGCCAGAACTTCACCTGGAGACAACTAATCCGCTTCGTATCGGACAGCCGTGGCCATCTAATGGTTGTTGGCACGCCAGACGAAATTGCCGAAACTATGGTTGATGTATTTGATAAACGTGCGGCTGACGGATTCAATATACTGCCGGCGACCGTGCCTGGCGGACTCAGAGACTTTATTGATCTCGTTGTTCCCGAACTGCGCCGGCGCGGTAAATTCAGGTCCAGGTACTTCGGACAAACCCTCCGAGAGAATCTCGGCCTCAGGCGGCCACCCAACCGCTCACGCGGAAACGTGTAG
- a CDS encoding MFS transporter gives MEEKMRALLTPWRSVAAGFLLNGVLLGTWASRVPAVMAHFLFDKASFGGVLLLLGLGALFSFPIAGRLSDSLGAVRVARMIAIPFLLSIAFLGLAPTTPLLAIALFLFGMCHGSMDVAMNSWASEVEKHMRRSVMSSFHAMWSVGAVLGAASGYVATAFQVPVYIHFLVTAAVTGGTITPFLLLNWQSTIRTHVRGAARSAVPNSALLLVGIIALASGLGEGTALDWSAVYLHDVVGTAQSDATLGYTGFSAAMVIARLNADSLVTRLGSATVTRLSGLSAVFGILLIVSGDTLPLVVVGFVLMGVGYAAVLPLAFSRAAADRVVPAGKGIASVAIFAYGAMTLGPFVIGILAEATTMRVCFFLVGLFAVLVAVLAPVLGNKT, from the coding sequence TTGGAAGAAAAAATGCGCGCGTTGCTTACTCCCTGGCGCAGTGTCGCCGCCGGCTTTCTGCTGAACGGGGTCCTGTTGGGGACTTGGGCCTCTCGCGTTCCCGCCGTAATGGCTCACTTTCTTTTTGACAAGGCGAGCTTCGGGGGGGTGCTGCTGCTTCTAGGGCTCGGCGCATTGTTTTCGTTCCCGATTGCCGGCCGCTTGTCCGATAGCTTGGGTGCCGTGCGGGTCGCCCGAATGATCGCTATCCCGTTCCTGCTTTCGATTGCCTTTTTAGGGCTTGCGCCGACGACACCGCTGCTGGCGATCGCGCTTTTTCTCTTTGGCATGTGTCATGGCTCGATGGACGTAGCTATGAACAGCTGGGCGAGCGAGGTGGAGAAACACATGAGGCGGTCTGTGATGTCGTCGTTTCACGCCATGTGGAGTGTGGGGGCTGTTCTGGGCGCAGCAAGCGGTTATGTTGCCACAGCCTTTCAGGTCCCAGTATACATTCATTTCCTTGTTACTGCCGCGGTGACCGGCGGGACCATTACCCCTTTCCTTCTGCTCAACTGGCAATCAACTATCCGGACGCATGTGAGGGGTGCAGCACGATCGGCGGTGCCTAACAGCGCTCTTTTGCTTGTGGGCATCATTGCTCTCGCATCGGGATTGGGCGAGGGTACAGCTCTCGACTGGAGCGCGGTATATTTGCATGATGTAGTCGGAACCGCACAGTCGGATGCTACCCTGGGCTACACTGGCTTTTCTGCCGCCATGGTGATCGCGAGACTCAATGCGGATTCTCTGGTCACGCGATTGGGATCAGCGACTGTTACACGGCTGAGCGGGTTGTCGGCCGTCTTCGGCATCTTACTAATTGTTAGCGGTGACACCTTGCCGTTAGTCGTGGTGGGCTTCGTGCTGATGGGAGTCGGCTACGCAGCCGTCCTACCCTTAGCTTTCAGTCGAGCAGCAGCCGATCGTGTGGTGCCGGCCGGGAAAGGCATCGCATCGGTCGCAATCTTCGCGTATGGCGCTATGACGTTGGGCCCCTTTGTAATTGGAATTCTCGCCGAAGCAACCACAATGCGCGTCTGCTTTTTTTTGGTCGGACTGTTCGCGGTGCTGGTTGCAGTTTTGGCTCCAGTGCTCGGCAATAAGACCTAA
- a CDS encoding EAL domain-containing protein, whose protein sequence is MNFDEVDNIVRTALQAMRQGRIGFSVQQVNYVDDHHEVLYSECLAGLLKLDGSVITAGEFLPALEASAYAPELDRCILGLAFEWLSNSACGSLGCNVSSLNFSSGEQRAMLYDQLHRNRSLAPRLVLEITESAPMIEKFGAAELIQDFRKLGYRVAIDDFGTGFWTPEAIFSVAVDIIKIDAFFVQLDGRLNADRLLHHMVGLASCVAPTIVVEGIETYEQLTLARAAGATHVQGYLLSEPPLFPVFRGLAHHAVMGSTTASVLEAPGLTRLSA, encoded by the coding sequence ATGAACTTCGACGAAGTGGACAATATCGTTCGCACTGCCCTCCAAGCAATGCGACAGGGCCGGATCGGCTTTTCTGTGCAGCAAGTGAATTATGTCGATGACCATCACGAGGTGTTATATTCTGAATGTCTGGCGGGACTCCTAAAACTCGATGGTTCCGTGATCACCGCCGGTGAATTTTTGCCCGCGCTAGAGGCATCGGCCTATGCGCCCGAATTGGATCGCTGCATTTTGGGCTTGGCCTTCGAATGGTTGTCCAATAGTGCGTGCGGATCGCTCGGATGCAACGTCTCCTCCTTGAACTTCTCCAGCGGAGAGCAACGGGCGATGCTCTACGACCAGCTCCATCGAAATCGGTCGCTTGCACCGCGACTGGTCTTGGAGATTACTGAGAGCGCGCCCATGATTGAGAAGTTCGGTGCTGCGGAATTGATTCAAGATTTTCGGAAGCTCGGCTATAGAGTTGCTATTGACGATTTCGGGACTGGTTTCTGGACCCCCGAAGCTATTTTTTCGGTGGCCGTAGACATCATCAAGATTGACGCGTTCTTCGTTCAGTTGGACGGTCGTCTGAACGCTGACCGCTTGTTGCACCACATGGTGGGGTTGGCTTCGTGCGTGGCACCGACCATCGTCGTCGAAGGGATCGAGACTTACGAGCAGCTTACCCTGGCAAGAGCGGCTGGCGCTACCCATGTCCAGGGATATCTCCTGTCAGAGCCTCCGCTGTTTCCGGTCTTTCGGGGATTGGCACATCACGCCGTTATGGGTAGCACAACCGCGAGTGTGTTGGAGGCTCCCGGCCTCACGAGGCTGTCGGCCTGA